Genomic segment of Malus domestica chromosome 15, GDT2T_hap1:
TGTATTTACCATTTTAACTAGCAAGAATTACAGAAGGAATCATACCCGTATTTTACCAATGAAACGTTCTAAAGAGACTAAATTTTAGATCAATCTTTTATAGACTACATGATGTAGTAGTTGATGATTGAGTTtcattttatataattaaaaaaaaagaggccCAACAACATGATGTGGCAAATTTAACCAGGATTTTAAGGGAACGAATCATGAattttacactatgtttggatgaaaaaatttaagattactaagaaattttaaaatgatggtAATTGAAATGACGAGATTTTAttctctagaatttgtgaattttcttgtttggttaacctaaaagaacaatgaaattgaatacagaatttgttatttttaaactctcaatcataaaaattgggaaatgacacctatttacatgaaatttaaacttgagaATCGGAGGtctcaaattccaagtttttttccacgcgaaaattctaaatttttatgtttatgaatccaaacaaaagaattggtgcatgtcaatttataaattccgacttttattcaaatttcaaatttatttcctttatccaaatataatgttagaatgcaaaacgaaaatatttttgtttcagAAAAAGGCATTACCCAAAAATAAGGCTAATTAATAGGGTTGCTACTTTTTCCAAACTTGGCTCATTTTCCACGGCCCGTTATAAGAAAGCCCAAACCATTTCCCCAGTACGTCGTCGTCGTGACTCGGAAgcggaaaaataataattaatactACGAAAATGGAGGAGCTGAGAGCTCAGTAGTCACTACTGCTGACTGGTACGTTACAACAATCCAAAactctcctctctttcttctcaacgCAGCGAGTGAGAGATTGaaaaaaaatccccaaaaaTCTGACATGCATTGCTTGTAAACCCTAATTTTGGAGAGTTCGAAGCCAACACTTCTACTGTCAGGGGTTTTAGGGTTCATTTTTCACTCCGATCGAGCTCACTGTAAGTACGTATTCATCTCTCTGTttacaattatataatataattaattttctCTTTGTTATTTTTCCGGCCATGAGTTTCTTCTAGAAGCAGAGCTGTTTGATGATAAATTTGTGAATTTAtctgttttatttttgaatttttgagcaTTTCTGGAGGAattcacgttttttttttatgtgtttagTGAGGTAGGGTTTAAGCTTTTTTAAGTTTGCTAATTTGATATTATATAACTTGTTCATCATATTATGCTTTGCTTAATTGACAGATTTTGGATCCAATGGGGGCGTCGTCGGATGCCAAGGGAGATATCGGTATGAGCAGCAAGGGAGAAAGTTTTACAAATGGTGTTGACATGGACATCGACGATAGTGACTATGATGATGAACACGATTACTCGACTAGCCTTAACGACCTGGGGGAAGGACTTCTGAAGAATTTCTGCAAGGAGGCAGCAACATCATTCTTCAACGAGTATGGCCTCATTAGTCATCAAATCAACTCATACAACGACTTCATAAAAAATGGCATACAAAGGGTCTTCAGTTCTTTTGGTGAGATTGTAGTTGAGCCTGGCTATGACCCGTCGAAGAAGGGAGATAACGAATGGCGCTATGCTTTAGTGAAGTTTGGGACTGTTACCCTTGGCAGGCCAAGTTTTTGGGGTGGTTCTGACAATGATAAGGAGTATAATATGTTGCCTAGGCATGCTCGACTTCAGAACATGACGTACTGCTCTAAGATGAAAGTGAATATCACCGTCGAGGTAAATGAATTTGATAATTAAGTTAAGTAGATGCATGAAATTAATTTTAGTGCAGTTCTGATGTCTCATTTTGACATTTTTTCATGATGTGGATGGTCCAACTTATCTAGTTATGATTTCGAGCTCTAATTCGCAAAAGTATTGAATTTTACTTGACATACTATAATTACAAATCATGATACCATAGTTTGATTTATCATGCAGCTGTATCATATAATATGGCGGGTGTCCTTTTTGTGTAGTTTCTATCTTGACAACCAATTTGGAAGATAATAATCttaaaatatttctttttttctccccATTTCATAATGTCTCATAATATATGGAATATTTGTAATCTGTCAGGTATATAATCAACGACTTGTCAGTAGCGATAAGTTTAAGACTGGAAAAGAACGATTTCTTGACAAGGAAATTTTAAGTACAGATACCAGAGACATTACAGTTGGTAGTGTCCCTGTGATGGTGAAGTCCGACTTATGCTGGATGAAGGACGTTGAGAAAGGTGACTGTGATTTTGATCATGGAGGCTATTTTATAATCAAGGGTGCAGAGAAGGTGAGCCCAATAATTACTTTAATTTCTGACATGCAGATGACTCATTATTTCTGATTGCATATGAAGTTTGCAGATGATCTAAGTGTAGAAATGACAGTTTATCACTTTTCTGGATTTTTGTTTGTTCAATGCTACTTAGTGGATTTAAAATTGTTTAATGGGACCCTGCTATGCAATGTAATGTTTCTTTTCTTACGCAGTTTTAGTGACATTTGTATGATGTAAATGCAGACCTTTATTGCACAAGAACAGAGTTGTCTGAAGAAACTTCTCATCACAAATAATCAGGGTCTGACGGTAGCATATAGGTCAGAGGTGAAGAGGCATAGGTTAATAATTAGACTAGTCGGAATTTCTAAACTTGAAAACATTGAAGGAGTAGAGAAAGTCCTTACCGTTTACTTCATGTCGACAGAAATCCCTGTGTGGGTGTGGTTTTTTGCGCTTGGCGTTTCATCGGATAGAGAAGTTATTGATCTGATTGATTATGGTAGTGAAGATGCCAGCATTTTGAACATACTTTTTGCCTCAATTCGCGATGCCGATAAAGCTACTGAAAAAGTGGATGGGGGCTTCCGTAGGGGGAAGAATGCCCTCAAATATGTGGATGATGTGATAAAGAAAACTGCATTTCCACCTGGGGAAAGCATCGAAGAGTGCATTAGCTTGTATCTTTTTCCCAATCTCAGAGGCCTAAAGCAAAAGGCTCGCTTTCTTGGGTATATGGTGAAGTCCCTGTTACAAGCCTCCGCTGGTCGCAGGAAATGCGACAATAGGGATGACTTTAGGAACAAGAGGTTGGACTTGGCAGGTGAGCTTCTCGAACGAGAGCTAAAGGCGCATATTGGACATGCAAGGCGGCGCATGGCAAAGGCCTTGCAGAGAGACCTCTACggtgatcgggttgtgcggccaaTTGAACACTACCTAGATGCCTCCATAGTTACTAATGGCATCTCGAGAGCATTCTCAACTGGAGCATGGTGTCATCCCTTCAAGAGAATGGAGAGGATGTCTGGTGTAGTGGCTAATGTTGGGCGAGCGAATCCGCTGCAGACAATGATTGATATGCGGAAGACAAGGCAGCAGGTTCAATATACAGGGAAGGTTGGAGATGCAAGATACCCGTGAGTAACTTTGAACTTCTCTCAACTTTTGTCTCCTGCTGTCGTGCAATAGCTTTATCCTAGTCGGCGGTTCAAAGAATATAGCTTTAGCTTAAAAATGCTCTGCTCATAGatatttgtttctttcttttttttcagctTAAAGTTCTTCTTTACATTATTAGAACCTTTGTTATTCCATTCTATACATCAACACCAAAAACACATTTAGTTCTTTTTTGTTGTAAATGAGTTTAGATTTCATTGGGATGAAATTATTTACTGTAAGCTGTTTGCCATTCTCTTACTAACTACATGCTCTAATAAATATCTGCTGCACTAAATCCTTGGGGGCTTTACTGCTTTTTTGTTTGTGAGATATTTGGACAAATTGAAATTGTGGCTTACTGAACCTTGTGGATGCAGGCATCCTTCTCACTGGGGGAAAGTTTGCTTTCTCTCAACCCCAGATGGTGAGAATTGTGGGCTTGTAAAAAATTTGGCCACCACTGGATTAGTAAGTACGAATGTATTGGAATCTCTACTACCTGAATTGTCTCTCTGTGGAATGGAGAAATTGGTGGATGATACTTCTACCTCACTGCAAGGGAAGCTCAAAGTTTTTCTGAATGGGGACTGGGTTGGAGTTTGTGAAGATTCCCTCTCATTTGTCTCGGAACTCAGGAGGATGCGACGTAGGAAAAAGTTGCCACCTCAGGTTTTCTCTTGTTCAATCCCATTGAtgagtttcaaatttcaaattgctTTGGTCTTGTTATGATGGCCATAATTTCTTTTTGCTTCAGTTTAGGCAGACATTTGAATTACACTGTAAAGATGACCTTCAGACAATAATCTTGTACTACAACTTTAGGAGCATTGTTGATCACAGTATTTTGTGTTTTAGTAtaacctttttcattttttggttgGTCTCTTGAGTACAAGTTTATACATCATAATTGTATATTATTTGATTCCCAAGAAGCTAGCCGGTGTTGAATGCTTTCCTGATCTATTTGCACTTGCTTTATTAAGTTGGTTGTTATTTCCTTCCTGTTTGATACTTCTGTCCTTTAATTAGGGATTTTAATTTGCTCATTCTTTGCTTATAAGTAGTCAATCTTTATGTAATTCTCAAAGTTTTAGTTTACCTGCTAATTCTGTAATAGTTTTAATTAGTAGTAAGCAGATAGATGATGGATGTCTGCGTTATTggaaaaaatttagtttaacTGCTCTTCATACaacgggtttttttttttttttttttttcactagtAAGCAACATGCACTTTTGATGCATATCTCAGTTATTAGAATCAGTTCATATCACCCGCTATTTATACAGTTATTTTCCTTCACTAATAAGAAATTAGCATGCATTTTTATGATGGATACCTAACACTGGTCGATTTTGTCTTAGGTGGAAATCAAAAGAGATGAAAAGCAAGGAGAAGTACGAGTATATTCTGATGCTGGAAGGATCCTACGCCCTCTCTTGGTAGTTGAGAATTTGAACAAGATAAAAGCATTTAAAGGGGGAAAGTATCCGTTCCAGTATTTTCTTGACAAAGGAATAATCGATCTTATTGGAGCTGAAGAAGAGGAAGACTGTAGTACTGCATGGGGCATTAAATATCTGTTTATGGAAGAAAAGGGAAAATCAGCTGTAAAGTACACACACTGTGAGCTGGACATGTCATTCCTGTTGGGTTTAAGCTGTAGCATTATCCCATTTGCGAATCATGACCATGCAAGGAGGGTCCTCTACCAGGCCCAGAAGCACTCGGCGCAGGCTATTGGGTTTTCTACCACAAATCCTAACCTTCGAGTGGATACGCTGTCTCACCAACTGCACTATCCCCAGAGGCCACTTTTTCAGACAATGACGTCGGACTGCCTTGGCAAACCAGGACACCAACTGGGTCAAAACAGAGTTTTGCCAAAGCCCGAATTGCACAATGGTCAGAATGCGATTGTGGCAGTCAATGTTCACTTGGGATTCAACCAAGAGGATAGCATAGTAATGAACCGGGCATCATTGGAACGTGGTATGTTCCGATCTGAGCATATCAGAAGTTACAAGGCTGAGGTTGACAACAAGGACTCCCTGGAAAAAAGGCGGAAGCCTGATGATTGTGTCAATTTTGGCAAGATGCAGAGCAAGTTTGGCCGTGTTGACAATCTCGATGAGGACGGCTTTCCATATGTCGGTGCAAACTTGCAGAGTGGTGATATCATCATCGGGAGGTGCAGTGAATCAGGAGCTGATCATAGCATCAAACTGAAGCACACCGAAAGGGGAATGGTTCAGAAGGTTGTGCTTTCTTCTAATGATGACGGAAAGAACTTTGCTGTTGTTTCAATGAGACAGGTAAATCTGACAGTGAAATAATTTCTTTTAAGGCGGCATGCCTATTGTTTCTATTAAGTCCAGTTTAAGAATTTCCATTCACTAATTATATTGTAACTTTTTGAATAGGTTCGCTCACCGTGTCTTGGAGACAAGTTCTCGAGCATGCATGGGCAAAAGGGGGTTCTAGGTTTTCTGGAGTCCCAAGAGAACTTCCCTTTCACAGTACAGGGGATAGTTCCAGATATTGTTATAAATCCCCATGCATTTCCGTCAAGACAAACTCCTGGTCAACTCTTAGAAGCTGCTTTAGGGAAGGGAATCGCCTCTGGTGGTCAGAAGAGATATGCCACCCCGTTCTCTACTCTCTCTGTCGATGACATCGCAAAACAACTGCATAGGTAACCGTGTCGTTCTATTTCATGACTTATATACTTCCACTTCACTGTAAAACAGTCCATTTTAATTTCACATTCCACCCTGacatctttttacttctcagaCTCTCAGCCCTGGCATTTTCTGTTGAAATTTCTCTCTCTGGACATTCAACGGGCAATTTAAGTGGCTTGCTAAAATTAGTCTGAGTTTTTACCGAATGTCTGTTGCTATATAAAAGAATGTTAAAATCTCTCTTCACTGGGTTGTCCTGAGTATGTGCCAGGGTACCCTGCATAACTTCACTCCCATGCTTTCCCTAAATGTTTCTGAGTACAATCATTTTGACCCTTCGTTTTTCAGTTATCGGTTCCATTTAAACTTTAGATGTTATTAGTTGGTAGGTCACATGTCTATGAATTGTTCTCGCATACAAGCAGATGGTCTTTCCTATTTTCCCCGTAGAATGGATTAGAGTTGTTAATGTGTCGTTTAATATCTATGTCAGGGCTGGATTTTCAAGATGCGGAAAAGAGAGAGTATACAGTGGTGGCACCGGTCAGATGGTTCGTTCCCTCATATTCATGGGCCCCACCTTTTATCAGCGTCTGATTCACATGTCTGAAGACAAAGTAAAGTTCCGGAACACTGGGCCAGTCCACCCTCTCACCCGTCAGCCAGTGGCAGATCGGAAGCGATTTGGAGGGATCAAGTTTGGAGAAATGGAACGTGACTGCCTAATAGCACACGGAGCTTCAGCAAACTTACATGAGCGCCTCTTCACTCTCAGTGACTCCTCCCAGGTGTATATCTGCCAGAAATGCGAACACGTAGCTAATGTGATCCAACGGTCAGTTGAAGGTGGACGTAAGATCAGGGGTCCGTACTGCCGGAATTGCAATTCTGCAGATGATCTTGTGAAGGCAAACGTCCCGTATGGAGCGAAGTTACTGTGCCAGGAGCTGTTCAGCATGGGGATCAGTTTGAAATACGAGACCCGGTTTTCTTAAGAGTGAAGGAGTAATTGTGGAATGGGGGAACCCTAAATCTGACTCATGAATATTTTGATTAGTATCAATCGGCAGCTTTAGTATATTTTGTTGCTACAACTTATTATTAGGACATTTGAAATTCTAAGGGTCTCTTTAGAGAATCTGAAAATGTGGGCTAGTCCACTTGATAAGGGCAATGTGCTTGCCCTCTTGCATTCAGGTTCAAATCTTCCGCCCCAAAAAATTTGATGGATCACTTGTTTGTTTGGATCACTTTACATTTGTATTTGAACAATCCAAACTTATTCTTTAGGTCCCAAAAATCATTTTTACGAAAAATCACTAAAATCGAAAATTATACGATCGTTAAATCAAATGGTGTTCATTTTAGTTTCTTTGAATGACTGTATTCGTCAGTACTTATCATTAGAATTGGATGCCTTAATGGTTTcagatttatttaatttcttgcGAGTACGATCGGAATGAATTCGGGAGTAATCCTCAAAGTGTTCTTCAAATAAGATTATTTGAAGAATCACTCAATGGAAGGGGACTTTATGCAAAACTTATtgagaagaaaaacaagaagtGGTAAATATAGAACTCATCTGGATGTGAACCAATAAGGCAAAAACCACATAAGGACAAGTTCATGGTGGTCTGAGAAAGTGAAGACAACGCTTTGTATTCATATCCTCCAGAAGCTCTTGGCAACTAAAAGCCTCTACTTTCAGATGATACAACTCTTTCCGTATCATTTTTTGGGTGAATCCGTCTCTTGCATAAATGGCTCTCGCATAGCTGTCGGCAGCTCCGGCTCCGGCTCAACTTCGGGAAGTGGCGAGAAATAGCAATCAACCATGTCTTTGGACACATCTTTGAAACTACGAGGGTTCCACTGCAGAATTGGATGAAAATCAATTATATGATCACAGCTTgagggaatttttttttcaaaaaggcTGTAATTTTCTCCGACTAGAAGTAAACTAGGTACCTTGGGTGCGAAGTCCTTGTCTACCAATCTTGCTCAAACGCCCTATAGATAGATATAAACGGGGCAATGTAATAGCAGATTAACCAAAAAACGAAAGAAGAGATTCACTCCATTGAACTTGGAGAATCACATACCTCAGAGAAATCACTAGAGACCAGGTTGGAAATTGCAGCAAGAGATGTACGATATTCACGAGCCAGACACTGATCAAGAGGTTGAAATCTGCCCTCACGTATCTGGATGCACGAATGAAAGTCAGGCATAGAGAATAAAATCAATACAGGTCCAACTCCATAACCTGCTAACTCACCGATAGTAAAGAAACTATCAAACTCAAAGGGAGGCTTCGTTTATTCTCTGGCAGGAAGAGTTTGGGTGACTGTCAGATGCAGATTAATGATGAAATATTGAAACAAGGAAACAGAAGAATAAAGTGCAGTTTAAACAAACCGCAATTAACGTTTAGTGCGTAGCAAGGCGACAGGCGATCATCTCTACACCATTAAACTTGTCTCCTGTAAGAGCCAAGTATTCTCCTCTCAAATGTACAAAGTATATGATACCTAGGTAGCCAGGTAGACGAGACAGATAAAAGGAAGCCCCTGCATCAGGATGGAAAGCTATCTGAGCCTCTGGATTCgaaaaaatctgcaaaaatcaAGCACAGTTGAAAAGAATTGACAGACTTCATTTGGAagagttgttttctttttcagaaTACTGGAAGCTGCTTCTCTCAAGGTGACAAAAAGCATACCTAGGAGAGTCTTTGACGCATAAGGTTTTCTCCAAACTTGAAAACGATTTCTTAGCAAAAAACGTTACTTTTCCTAGTATAGCAATAGTTCATCTTATTCACAGAATAATGTTGCACCATGTATGCATTGTAAAACTTGCACTTACGATGTTCAGTAGTTTAAACTCTCAAGTATATGTGAACCAATTAACCATCTCCTCCTCCCCCATATTCATATCTTCATcaaagtttaatgttaaaactTCAAATCACAACACCTAAAAAGTGGTGTGATCCAATCAGAAACAGAATAGGTGTCACATGATACATGGTTTTGCTAAAATCTTCTTCATGAATATATGAAATAATTCAGCCTTAAACAAAAACCACAACACCAACATCTAGCAAAACTGATTTGCAAAATAAGCAGCAGCACATACAGTTTTATCAGTCACCACCCAAAACATTCCTGGGATTGCAATTCCAGCCCCAGCTCCCATGGTGGTACCATACATGATAGCTACCTGCACAAATATGATCAAGTGATTATCAAAAGTGACATGTAAGTATTGATAGGAACCTGAAAAGGACATTTCTATGCATAACATATTTAACTTTGGTGTGCTACAAGCCTACAACTCAGGTTGTAAATTCTGTAATACGATTACACGACACTGATTCACTGCTAGTATAGTACAAAGCACACTGGTTTAGAAAAGGTCAACACTCACATGCGGCTTCAGGTACGTTCCTTGAATATATACAAACTTATACAATGTCTCAAAAAACTTCTTACATTCATCAACATCCCCTGCACATAGTTAATGCATTTGATAAAACCAACAGTGCCGTGTAAGTATCAAACATTTAGGACCAGAAAGAGAACTATGCTCCAAACAGCGTGAAAATGTGCATGAAAAGTACCACAAAAAAAGGGTCTAATCACAGTGATGCATCTCAAATCAGCCCAAAAAACAAGCAAGAAATAAGCAGTGAAGAAAAGGTTCATTATTAGAAAGTAGAAATGGCATTCCCAAATCCGTTGAACGTTTATGATCGAATTTTAAAATACGTCATTATGTATACTAAAAATACAGTATTGAAGAATTTGTTCTCATTATGTCAATGAAACTAGAAAACAATCAATCTTGAGTTGATACCCTGAACTACACGAGGTGTAGAGacgtaaacaaaacaaaagattgaGTTACCTTCATTAACTAGTTCATAGAGGCTAACAGCATCTGCGCCAGAGCAGAAGGCCCTCCCGCTTCCCTTCACAAGGGAAAACATCAAGTATTCTTTCAAAATTAGTATTCTCAGCACATTGCAAGAAGTTAAATAATccgataaatgaaaaaaaagcaTGATGCCTTAAACCCGAAAACCGTGTCCCGCAAGGGAACAACATACTACCTTCATCAAGACAAATCCAATGTCCGGGTTATCCTCCCATGATTCATACAGTCTCTTTAGTCGAGCTGCCTATAAAACCCAAgagcaaaaacatcaaaagattcaaaatttaTCCGAAATAAGCAACACCATCATAACAAAAACTCTTAGGAAGCAACAAGATTTAAGAAATAGAAACGACACTAACCATGGAATTGTTGAGAATTGCTGCTCTCGATTTAGCTCTTCCCTCCACCGTAACCTGAGTTTTTACATTCGTAAACAAATTAACGGATGCTTTgcaacaaaacccaaaaacccaaattGAATTAATAATAAGAAGAAAGATTTGTGCTTCTGTGGAAATGacatgatgagagagagagagagagagagagagaccaggTCCTGGACGTCGTCGTATTGGGCATAGCTTGGCTGAGCAGAAAAGGCTatgtgaggagag
This window contains:
- the LOC103442053 gene encoding DNA-directed RNA polymerases IV and V subunit 2-like, with the translated sequence MGASSDAKGDIGMSSKGESFTNGVDMDIDDSDYDDEHDYSTSLNDLGEGLLKNFCKEAATSFFNEYGLISHQINSYNDFIKNGIQRVFSSFGEIVVEPGYDPSKKGDNEWRYALVKFGTVTLGRPSFWGGSDNDKEYNMLPRHARLQNMTYCSKMKVNITVEVYNQRLVSSDKFKTGKERFLDKEILSTDTRDITVGSVPVMVKSDLCWMKDVEKGDCDFDHGGYFIIKGAEKTFIAQEQSCLKKLLITNNQGLTVAYRSEVKRHRLIIRLVGISKLENIEGVEKVLTVYFMSTEIPVWVWFFALGVSSDREVIDLIDYGSEDASILNILFASIRDADKATEKVDGGFRRGKNALKYVDDVIKKTAFPPGESIEECISLYLFPNLRGLKQKARFLGYMVKSLLQASAGRRKCDNRDDFRNKRLDLAGELLERELKAHIGHARRRMAKALQRDLYGDRVVRPIEHYLDASIVTNGISRAFSTGAWCHPFKRMERMSGVVANVGRANPLQTMIDMRKTRQQVQYTGKVGDARYPHPSHWGKVCFLSTPDGENCGLVKNLATTGLVSTNVLESLLPELSLCGMEKLVDDTSTSLQGKLKVFLNGDWVGVCEDSLSFVSELRRMRRRKKLPPQVEIKRDEKQGEVRVYSDAGRILRPLLVVENLNKIKAFKGGKYPFQYFLDKGIIDLIGAEEEEDCSTAWGIKYLFMEEKGKSAVKYTHCELDMSFLLGLSCSIIPFANHDHARRVLYQAQKHSAQAIGFSTTNPNLRVDTLSHQLHYPQRPLFQTMTSDCLGKPGHQLGQNRVLPKPELHNGQNAIVAVNVHLGFNQEDSIVMNRASLERGMFRSEHIRSYKAEVDNKDSLEKRRKPDDCVNFGKMQSKFGRVDNLDEDGFPYVGANLQSGDIIIGRCSESGADHSIKLKHTERGMVQKVVLSSNDDGKNFAVVSMRQVRSPCLGDKFSSMHGQKGVLGFLESQENFPFTVQGIVPDIVINPHAFPSRQTPGQLLEAALGKGIASGGQKRYATPFSTLSVDDIAKQLHRAGFSRCGKERVYSGGTGQMVRSLIFMGPTFYQRLIHMSEDKVKFRNTGPVHPLTRQPVADRKRFGGIKFGEMERDCLIAHGASANLHERLFTLSDSSQVYICQKCEHVANVIQRSVEGGRKIRGPYCRNCNSADDLVKANVPYGAKLLCQELFSMGISLKYETRFS
- the LOC103442703 gene encoding small ribosomal subunit protein mS47, which codes for MVSVAARLKRLYESWEDNPDIGFVLMKGSGRAFCSGADAVSLYELVNEGDVDECKKFFETLYKFVYIQGTYLKPHVAIMYGTTMGAGAGIAIPGMFWVVTDKTIFSNPEAQIAFHPDAGASFYLSRLPGYLGIIYFVHLRGEYLALTGDKFNGSPKLFLPENKRSLPLSLIVSLLSIREGRFQPLDQCLAREYRTSLAAISNLVSSDFSEWNPRSFKDVSKDMVDCYFSPLPEVEPEPELPTAMREPFMQETDSPKK